The following nucleotide sequence is from Bacteroidota bacterium.
ACTGCAGGGTCTTTCGACAACGGCCCAAGCACCAGTGCATGTATGTCGAGATGAATGTATGCCTGGGTATTTGCGCGAATGTACTTGAGGGTCTCGACGGAGATATCGAAGCCCGAGATCATGTTGACAAAGAGTCCGTCGAGCGACGCAAGCATGTCCGCCGGCAAATGCTCTGGCTTCAACTCCGGCAAGATGCTTGCGCAGAATTCGGATCGGGAATTGTCCTCGTGGTACCGGAGCTTGACACGATTACTCAGCGCATCGTAGGTGCGCGGTGCAGCTGAAAAGTCAAAATGCGTCAGCTCACTCATGAACTCCTGCAGGTACTCAGCATCAGGAATCGAGACGAACGTCAGCGGGACGATCTGTACATCAAGTTTCGATTCTCGAATGATGCGTTCCGCCGCCGCCCACGAGTAGAGTACTCCGCCAAGTTGCCGCTCGAGCAGTTGTCCGTTCGGCGCAATGATCTCGTCAATGCACGGCGCCCCGATGATACCGATTCGTTTCATGAGGTCAGCCAACAGCCGCCACTTCGGCTTCGTTGCGAGAAGAGATTTCTGTGCAGTGAAACTATTCATCGTAATATTACGATATATGCTGTATGGGAGCGAGTAAGACAAGTGAATTCACCGACGCGGACAACCGCGTAGCCCGATATGCGAAAGCGCTCGGTCATCCGGCGCGCGTGGCGATCCTTCGGCTGCTCGTCTCTCGGCAGGCATGCATCTGCGGGGATATCGTAGACGAACTACCGATCTCGCAGAGCACGGTATCACAGCATCTCAAAGAGCTCAAAGATGCCGGGCTGATCAAAGGCGATATCGAAGGGGTCAGGGTCTGTTACTGCATCAACGAATCGGCATGGGCCGAAGCGAAGGCACTGCTTTCGGAGTTCTTCGAGGCCTTCGTTGAGACAAGCGGTGCATGCTGCTAAGAAGTAGATTTGAAATTGATGTCATCAGGAGAAGAGAGTATGGAAACATCAGAAGCCTTGAAAGATCTGGTTCGTGAGAAGTATGCAGAGATAGCCTTGCAGGACAAGGAGACGAACCAGTCCTCCTGCTGTGGCGCAGGCGGTTGCTCGACAGAAGTATATAACATCATGAGCGAGGACTACACCTCGCTTGCCGGTTATAACGCCGACGCCGATCTCGGTCTTGGCTGCGGAATCCCGACGCAGTTCGCACGTATAAAACAGGGTGACACGGTCGTCGATCTTGGCTCCGGTGCAGGAAATGATTGTTTTGTCGCTCGCGCGCTTGCGGGGGAGAACGGCCGAGTCGTCGGAATCGACTTTACCCCGGCGATGATCACGAAAGCCCGCGAGAACGCAGAGAAGCTCGGCTTCTGGAATGTCGAATTCCGCAAAGGCGACATTGAACATATTCC
It contains:
- a CDS encoding carbohydrate kinase family protein, translating into MNSFTAQKSLLATKPKWRLLADLMKRIGIIGAPCIDEIIAPNGQLLERQLGGVLYSWAAAERIIRESKLDVQIVPLTFVSIPDAEYLQEFMSELTHFDFSAAPRTYDALSNRVKLRYHEDNSRSEFCASILPELKPEHLPADMLASLDGLFVNMISGFDISVETLKYIRANTQAYIHLDIHALVLGPLSKDPAVPRIPRGVASWREWMTNVDSAQLNEMESDWFGVPDTTSEMELLTEIRALNAQHGSPKTVIITRAERGATAFDFGATKIWNKTPSTKPIENTTGSGDVFGAVYAISKTLGTSEEQSLWQAEELAGWNAGLRSLREILTAELKVG
- a CDS encoding winged helix-turn-helix transcriptional regulator; its protein translation is MGASKTSEFTDADNRVARYAKALGHPARVAILRLLVSRQACICGDIVDELPISQSTVSQHLKELKDAGLIKGDIEGVRVCYCINESAWAEAKALLSEFFEAFVETSGACC